In Phenylobacterium zucineum HLK1, one DNA window encodes the following:
- a CDS encoding ribbon-helix-helix domain-containing protein translates to MQKARLSVYLEPDTLKALEALADRRGKSKSLVAEAAIASFVSSDASERQEAAITRRLDQQNRATERLERNLGISIEMMALFVRFWLTTTPAVPEAAQAAAQAKGKERYEGFVEALGRRLARGVSFTREVSEDLAGSPLGEGESTRNR, encoded by the coding sequence ATGCAGAAGGCGAGACTGTCGGTCTATCTGGAGCCTGACACCTTGAAGGCCTTGGAAGCGCTCGCCGACCGACGAGGCAAGTCCAAGTCGCTGGTGGCGGAGGCCGCCATCGCTTCCTTCGTCTCTTCGGATGCGTCAGAGCGCCAGGAAGCTGCGATCACGCGGCGGCTCGACCAGCAGAACCGGGCCACGGAGCGGCTCGAACGCAATCTCGGCATCTCAATCGAGATGATGGCGCTGTTCGTGCGCTTCTGGCTCACCACGACGCCCGCCGTACCGGAGGCGGCGCAAGCGGCCGCTCAAGCGAAGGGCAAGGAGCGGTACGAGGGGTTCGTTGAGGCGCTGGGTCGGCGGCTGGCGCGAGGCGTCAGCTTCACGCGAGAGGTGAGCGAGGATTTGGCCGGA